A single genomic interval of Alteromonas sp. CI.11.F.A3 harbors:
- a CDS encoding tyrosine-type recombinase/integrase, with product MKNRYLYKNRFGVYCLRFSILTKAKQGHFQLQFSLKTKEYALAFERYCAVMPSASSMLAEFRINKHMNDSEITQLKDTLKEMIEKVVEAKTDPSIVKWMAPIRQRRLDNKVDDVFKSTEQLEEKVQRLELELRLSKDKENTLLSALATGASANPSSTPKPTNSRSLGELIDGYCAYKESTWGDRTTKQALSNFTRFAEIVGFETMSTSLDSRSIERYFNTLKSLPKNIGKERLKVNLEKADEISAWWAEAAKRSTGTPLSTGGLEKHFSDIRGFLTWLHERHFVDLDYSKHLKVAISKGSKVKETRGMYESLHIKKIFESYIYTNEKRFREMPKSFHFWAPLIATHSGMRISEIACLEVQDITTVDGVLVFSVNDVWKTPALKDEGVSKSKKTSDSIRNIPIAEAVLNAGLVEFIGRKKTGLLFGDLKLSSTKGQGNMVSRWYNEFFVEYANVPRKNDRGTPLAFHSFRHTFVSLLDKTQIDGSPLRRDESYYVTGHSDDSVRAQTYNHGSYSLPYIKKYIDAIDFGFDWKNVSYERFIKRQKYSGV from the coding sequence ATGAAAAACCGTTATCTATATAAGAACAGATTTGGTGTTTACTGTTTGCGCTTTAGTATATTGACAAAAGCAAAGCAGGGACATTTTCAACTTCAATTCTCATTAAAAACCAAAGAGTACGCTCTCGCATTCGAACGCTACTGTGCAGTTATGCCCTCGGCGAGCTCCATGCTGGCAGAATTTAGAATTAATAAACATATGAATGACTCAGAAATCACTCAACTTAAAGACACTCTAAAAGAAATGATAGAGAAGGTTGTAGAAGCGAAGACCGACCCCTCGATTGTTAAGTGGATGGCCCCCATCAGACAGCGAAGATTGGACAATAAAGTCGACGATGTATTCAAATCTACTGAACAACTTGAAGAAAAGGTTCAACGGTTAGAGCTCGAATTGCGTCTTTCTAAAGACAAAGAGAATACTTTGCTCTCAGCTCTAGCCACAGGGGCTTCGGCAAATCCTAGCTCAACTCCTAAGCCAACCAACTCTCGCTCTCTCGGTGAGCTTATAGACGGCTATTGCGCATATAAAGAGAGCACCTGGGGCGATAGAACGACAAAGCAAGCATTATCAAACTTTACTCGGTTTGCGGAGATAGTCGGTTTCGAAACAATGTCGACATCTTTGGATAGCAGGTCAATAGAGCGCTATTTTAACACTCTTAAATCATTACCTAAGAATATTGGTAAAGAACGACTCAAAGTCAATCTAGAGAAGGCAGATGAGATTTCAGCTTGGTGGGCTGAAGCTGCCAAACGCTCAACTGGAACTCCCCTTTCGACTGGAGGGCTTGAAAAGCACTTTTCAGACATAAGGGGGTTTCTAACCTGGTTACATGAACGCCACTTTGTCGATTTGGACTACTCAAAGCATCTCAAGGTTGCTATATCAAAGGGTAGCAAGGTCAAAGAAACACGAGGCATGTATGAATCACTTCATATAAAGAAGATTTTTGAAAGCTACATTTATACGAATGAAAAGCGCTTTCGCGAGATGCCAAAAAGCTTCCACTTTTGGGCCCCTCTCATTGCGACACACTCGGGGATGCGCATATCGGAAATCGCCTGCCTCGAAGTTCAGGATATAACTACTGTTGACGGCGTACTCGTGTTTTCAGTCAATGATGTTTGGAAAACGCCAGCCCTTAAAGATGAAGGGGTATCAAAGTCTAAAAAAACATCAGATTCAATTCGAAACATACCAATCGCTGAAGCGGTTTTAAATGCCGGCCTAGTTGAATTTATCGGCCGGAAAAAGACAGGTTTACTGTTCGGAGACTTAAAACTAAGCTCGACTAAAGGTCAAGGCAATATGGTTTCTCGATGGTACAACGAATTCTTCGTTGAGTACGCCAACGTACCTCGAAAAAATGACAGAGGCACTCCCTTAGCGTTTCATTCGTTTAGGCACACCTTTGTTTCTCTGCTCGATAAAACACAAATCGATGGGAGCCCCCTGAGGCGCGATGAGAGCTATTATGTTACAGGACATAGTGATGACAGCGTGCGCGCTCAAACTTACAACCACGGCAGCTACAGCCTCCCTTACATAAAGAAATACATTGATGCCATCGACTTTGGCTTTGATTGGAAAAATGTATCTTATGAAAGGTTCATCAAGAGGCAAAAGTACTCTGGCGTTTAG
- a CDS encoding type II toxin-antitoxin system RatA family toxin, translating into MASIQRSALVAHSAQAMFDLVNDVAAYPQFLPGCRDSKVLEASGENMKASLLVAKAGIKQWFTTHNELEPGKRIDMQLVDGPFRYLTGGWTFSALSDEACKIELNLEFEFTNKLVEMAFGKIFNNLAANMVVAFTERARSVYA; encoded by the coding sequence ATGGCGAGTATACAACGCAGTGCATTGGTAGCACACAGCGCCCAGGCTATGTTCGACTTGGTAAACGACGTTGCGGCCTATCCGCAGTTTCTGCCAGGTTGTCGAGACAGCAAGGTTTTAGAAGCATCTGGCGAAAACATGAAAGCCTCATTGCTAGTGGCAAAAGCAGGCATTAAACAATGGTTCACTACCCATAACGAACTTGAACCAGGTAAGCGTATTGATATGCAGCTTGTCGATGGGCCATTTCGCTATTTAACCGGCGGATGGACATTTTCTGCGTTATCCGACGAAGCTTGCAAAATAGAGCTAAACCTAGAGTTTGAATTTACCAACAAGTTAGTAGAAATGGCGTTTGGCAAAATCTTCAATAATTTGGCAGCGAATATGGTTGTTGCGTTTACCGAACGTGCTAGGAGTGTTTACGCGTGA
- the smpB gene encoding SsrA-binding protein SmpB — protein MKKNKANKNTTGTIAQNKKARHDYFLEDKFEAGIQLQGWEIKSIRSGKVNISDCYVIIQNAEAYLVGCRISPLNQASTHVVCEPERARKLLLKKRELDRLMGARDRQGYSIVATAMYWKKCWVKLEINLAKGKHERDKRDSLKDQDWQRQKERMMKHSV, from the coding sequence ATGAAAAAGAATAAAGCCAACAAAAACACCACAGGTACTATCGCGCAAAACAAGAAGGCGCGTCACGACTATTTCCTAGAGGACAAATTTGAAGCCGGTATTCAGCTTCAAGGCTGGGAAATTAAAAGTATTCGCTCAGGTAAAGTTAACATTTCCGATTGCTATGTGATTATTCAAAATGCCGAAGCGTATTTGGTAGGTTGTCGCATTAGCCCGTTAAACCAAGCATCTACTCACGTTGTGTGTGAACCCGAACGTGCGCGTAAATTATTATTGAAAAAACGCGAACTAGACCGATTAATGGGCGCAAGAGACCGACAAGGTTACTCTATTGTGGCCACTGCCATGTATTGGAAGAAATGCTGGGTTAAGTTAGAAATCAATCTTGCCAAAGGTAAGCATGAACGAGACAAACGAGACTCATTGAAAGATCAAGACTGGCAGCGTCAGAAAGAAAGAATGATGAAACACAGCGTTTAA
- a CDS encoding MarR family transcriptional regulator: protein MRKEEELLVALRRVIRAVDLRSKQLSKHVGLTGPQLLVMQNIQEKPGIMVREIAENINLSPATITNILDRLEGRDLATRIRSTQDKRKVGVFLTEKGKVAVIDAPRPLQEHFVERFSQLKEWEQSQMVATVQRIASMMDAEDIDASPFLELGSISEKPS, encoded by the coding sequence ATGCGAAAAGAAGAAGAATTGTTGGTTGCACTACGGCGCGTGATCCGCGCCGTGGATTTACGCAGCAAACAATTGAGCAAGCATGTTGGGCTAACAGGCCCGCAACTGTTAGTAATGCAAAATATTCAGGAGAAGCCTGGAATTATGGTGCGAGAAATCGCTGAAAACATAAATCTAAGCCCTGCCACCATTACTAATATTCTTGATCGCCTTGAAGGCAGAGATTTAGCAACCCGTATCCGAAGTACGCAAGATAAGCGTAAAGTAGGCGTTTTCCTTACTGAAAAAGGAAAAGTGGCAGTCATTGATGCCCCTCGCCCACTGCAAGAACACTTCGTAGAGCGCTTTTCGCAACTAAAAGAGTGGGAACAAAGCCAAATGGTGGCTACCGTTCAGCGAATTGCAAGCATGATGGATGCTGAAGATATTGATGCTTCACCGTTCCTTGAGCTTGGTAGTATTTCGGAAAAACCTAGCTAA
- a CDS encoding RnfH family protein, producing the protein MSEGLMNIEVAYALPTKQSLVDVAIKEGATVEEVIQASNLLNEYPDIDLSSTKVGIWSRVVKLRDTVKAGDRIEIYRPLIADPKEIRKRRAEKAKEEGRADKVTGGRVNPLKAADKQTGKQSV; encoded by the coding sequence GTGAGTGAAGGCTTAATGAATATTGAAGTGGCTTATGCACTTCCTACTAAGCAATCTTTGGTTGATGTGGCGATAAAAGAAGGCGCAACCGTAGAAGAGGTAATTCAAGCGTCGAACCTGCTTAACGAGTACCCAGATATTGATTTATCAAGTACCAAGGTGGGCATATGGAGCAGGGTAGTTAAGTTACGTGATACTGTAAAAGCTGGCGACCGAATCGAAATATACCGCCCGCTTATTGCCGACCCGAAAGAAATAAGAAAACGCCGTGCCGAGAAAGCCAAAGAAGAAGGCCGCGCCGATAAAGTTACTGGTGGCCGGGTAAACCCATTGAAAGCTGCTGACAAACAAACAGGTAAGCAATCTGTCTAA
- a CDS encoding DUF1524 domain-containing protein, producing the protein MPLKWAYEHGADDWSLALRREFANAPMNTIAVYGRANRSKGARGPSGWMPPNHYYRCEYLERFIAITTIYSLEFKHREVRVINQQLIACATEM; encoded by the coding sequence GTGCCTCTAAAGTGGGCTTATGAGCATGGCGCTGATGATTGGTCGCTTGCATTAAGGAGAGAGTTCGCGAACGCCCCTATGAACACAATCGCTGTTTATGGAAGAGCAAATCGGTCAAAGGGGGCAAGAGGGCCTTCAGGGTGGATGCCACCAAATCATTACTATCGATGTGAGTACTTAGAACGGTTTATAGCAATTACCACAATTTACTCTTTAGAATTCAAGCATCGTGAAGTTAGAGTGATTAATCAACAGTTAATTGCCTGTGCAACTGAAATGTAA
- a CDS encoding GIY-YIG nuclease family protein, which yields MKKYGFKHDESIVVFAATFINVEWARVIGSGKARPFHYTGKHFKAFTGRTFCSLYHFLIKVQLQVRFKLIRSRLKQKWPLDRALLEEKREANRNAGSVYCLTCNPSQKRYVGITCGSINSRFKEHVREASTNSTRLIASEIRQFGAESFGVKPLALNVPIDSLGELERVYIAKLNTLRPFGLNANRGGQVSYTAGKQIKIEGETFESITIASEIISAKTEGAVPAYIIESRIRSGKVKLGELIKPCRRASKHSEAGTPLFRRHKDLLKRKTLDERWKVYDLFKADVLENISFKDVEAKRLVLAKKDSNQPYSKQNFEWVSKLEVTVKRCGKKCVVDGHLYASVEAVARFFEIPASSLRYEIKNSSKSVEGAVFAILERRTKITRSK from the coding sequence TTGAAAAAGTACGGATTTAAACATGACGAATCCATAGTTGTATTCGCTGCAACCTTTATTAATGTAGAGTGGGCGAGGGTAATCGGCTCAGGTAAAGCCAGGCCATTTCATTATACGGGTAAACATTTTAAGGCATTTACTGGTAGGACCTTCTGCTCTCTGTACCATTTTTTGATAAAGGTTCAACTTCAAGTACGCTTCAAGTTAATACGTTCAAGGTTGAAACAAAAGTGGCCCTTAGATAGAGCTTTACTTGAAGAAAAGCGTGAAGCGAATCGCAACGCTGGTTCTGTATATTGCCTAACGTGTAATCCCAGTCAGAAAAGGTATGTAGGCATTACTTGCGGTAGTATCAACTCTCGGTTTAAAGAGCATGTCAGAGAGGCGTCAACGAACTCAACTAGATTAATAGCTTCCGAGATAAGGCAGTTTGGCGCTGAATCTTTCGGTGTTAAACCCTTAGCCTTAAATGTACCAATTGATAGCCTCGGAGAACTAGAGAGAGTTTACATCGCTAAGCTAAATACTCTCCGCCCGTTTGGGTTAAATGCGAATCGGGGTGGGCAAGTAAGCTATACAGCTGGCAAGCAAATCAAAATCGAAGGCGAGACATTTGAGTCAATTACAATCGCCTCAGAAATCATTAGTGCAAAGACCGAGGGAGCGGTGCCAGCTTATATTATTGAAAGTCGTATTAGGAGCGGTAAGGTTAAATTAGGCGAGCTTATAAAGCCTTGTAGAAGAGCTAGCAAACACAGTGAGGCTGGGACGCCACTGTTCCGAAGACACAAAGACTTGTTAAAGAGAAAGACGCTAGATGAGCGGTGGAAGGTTTACGACTTATTTAAAGCCGATGTGTTAGAAAATATTTCATTTAAAGACGTAGAGGCAAAGAGATTAGTTCTGGCAAAAAAAGACAGCAATCAACCATACTCTAAACAAAACTTCGAATGGGTTTCCAAATTAGAAGTTACAGTTAAGCGTTGTGGGAAGAAGTGTGTGGTTGATGGTCACTTATATGCCTCTGTGGAGGCTGTGGCGAGGTTCTTTGAAATACCTGCAAGCTCTCTTAGGTATGAGATAAAAAATAGCTCTAAAAGTGTTGAGGGGGCGGTTTTTGCGATATTGGAGAGGCGAACTAAAATTACACGCTCGAAGTGA
- a CDS encoding NADH:flavin oxidoreductase/NADH oxidase family protein: MSSDSIIYTPYTLPCGVVVRNRLVKAAMEENMSSAGSLPGSALYTLYRYWAHGNLGMVITGNVMVDRESMTGPGGVVLDKGSPLEPFERWSKIIKSNGALAVMQINHPGRQVFKAMQGKAIAPSAVPLDMGKHSKLFAVPKEMTCQDIHDVCKRFVETAVQAQKAGFDGVEIHAAHGYLLTQFLSPLTNQRQDEWGGSIINRARLLINIVSQIRAVCPSGFIVMVKLNSADFQRNGFSFDDACEVVRRLEALRVDVVELSGGSYEAPAMQGQTRDDTTLAREAYFLEFAHTLETKTDIPLMTTGGIKRAEVAEKVIQQGCSLVGLASALAITPDLAKKWQQEWRYSGVIPHCTWKDKSLASLANMAMVRRQLRRLGNNLTTLRSPSPLWSLVLDMMHRKSMTKRDVNAKNGSVQLTNQTGSSGKTVSSSHVKANQLNK; encoded by the coding sequence ATGTCATCTGACTCAATAATTTATACGCCTTATACCTTACCTTGCGGGGTAGTGGTACGTAATCGCCTTGTAAAAGCAGCGATGGAAGAGAACATGTCGAGTGCTGGCAGTCTACCTGGCAGTGCCTTATACACCCTTTATCGATATTGGGCGCATGGCAACTTGGGCATGGTCATTACGGGTAACGTTATGGTCGATCGTGAATCGATGACGGGCCCGGGCGGCGTTGTGCTAGACAAAGGTTCTCCCTTAGAACCTTTCGAGCGCTGGTCTAAAATTATCAAATCAAATGGCGCGCTGGCGGTGATGCAAATTAACCATCCTGGTCGTCAGGTATTTAAAGCCATGCAAGGCAAAGCAATTGCGCCTTCAGCCGTGCCGCTTGATATGGGTAAGCACTCGAAATTGTTTGCCGTTCCAAAAGAAATGACCTGCCAAGACATTCACGATGTCTGCAAACGCTTTGTTGAAACCGCAGTGCAAGCCCAAAAGGCGGGGTTTGATGGCGTGGAAATTCATGCAGCGCACGGTTATTTACTTACTCAGTTTTTATCGCCGCTTACTAATCAGCGACAAGACGAGTGGGGCGGTTCCATTATTAACCGTGCCCGTTTACTGATTAATATTGTTAGCCAAATACGCGCAGTATGCCCAAGTGGCTTTATTGTTATGGTTAAACTTAATTCTGCTGACTTTCAGCGAAATGGGTTTAGTTTTGATGATGCCTGTGAAGTGGTCCGTCGGTTAGAAGCGTTAAGAGTGGATGTAGTGGAATTATCCGGCGGAAGCTACGAAGCGCCTGCTATGCAAGGGCAAACTCGAGACGATACTACCCTTGCACGTGAAGCGTATTTCCTTGAATTTGCGCACACGCTTGAAACTAAAACCGATATTCCGTTAATGACAACGGGCGGTATTAAGCGAGCTGAAGTTGCCGAAAAAGTCATTCAACAAGGTTGTTCATTGGTGGGGTTAGCCAGTGCTTTGGCTATTACGCCTGATTTAGCCAAAAAGTGGCAGCAAGAATGGCGTTATTCGGGTGTTATTCCGCATTGTACGTGGAAAGATAAATCGTTAGCCAGCTTGGCAAATATGGCCATGGTTCGCCGTCAGCTTAGGCGCTTAGGTAATAACTTAACGACCTTACGTTCGCCATCGCCATTGTGGAGTTTGGTACTTGATATGATGCACCGCAAATCGATGACCAAGCGTGACGTTAATGCTAAAAACGGCAGTGTACAGCTTACCAATCAGACAGGTAGCAGTGGTAAAACCGTTAGCTCTAGTCATGTTAAGGCAAACCAACTCAACAAATAA
- a CDS encoding choline BCCT transporter BetT, which produces MSETENTSPLNKPVFYTSSIIIACLLIFAAALPKTADSLFKTIQDVIVTNGSWFYVLTVAIVLLFVVYLGMSRYGEIKLGPDHAVPEFKFTTWLSMLFAAGMGIGLMFFGVAEPLMHFLAPPTAQAESIDAVREAMKTTFFHWGVHAWAIYAVVALILAYFSYRQNLPLTLRSALYPLIGDRIYGWPGHVVDIFAVTSTVFGVSTSLGLGASQVNAGFNYLFGLPSNTTVQILIMAGVIGLAVISVATGLDKGIRILSETNMVLAILLLLIVLVLGPTVFLLQAYMQNTGAYLSDLVRNTFNLFAYDKTDWIGGWTIFYWGWWLAWAPFVGLFIARISYGRSIREFIMGVLLIPSAFTLFWMTVFGNGAIDQVLVHGKDILATMVNEDSAVALFVFLEQFPFSSILSFIAVIMVIVFFVTSCDSGAMVVDMLCSHGRNDTPLWQRIYWAVGVGVVSAVLLYAGGLGALQTMTIASALPFAIVLLIAIAGLLKALRVEAYKRESLQVLAGTPQHNDGDKNWKDRLENIVTFPDENAVRRYMQKIVKPAMSEVGKEFETQQFEILIDETDESLMLTVTMGSDPDFVYAVYPSATHQPEFGPSELQEVDEGEKPTYYRAEVHLSEGGQNYDIMGWSKISVINDVIDQFQKHQHFIHLLK; this is translated from the coding sequence GTGAGCGAAACTGAGAACACATCACCCTTAAATAAACCCGTGTTTTACACGTCTTCCATAATTATAGCTTGCCTGCTCATTTTTGCAGCAGCCTTGCCTAAAACCGCCGATTCACTTTTCAAAACTATTCAAGACGTCATAGTGACGAATGGCAGTTGGTTCTACGTACTGACGGTAGCAATTGTTTTGTTGTTTGTGGTTTATCTTGGCATGTCTCGTTATGGCGAGATTAAGCTGGGCCCCGACCATGCCGTACCTGAATTTAAGTTCACTACTTGGTTATCTATGCTGTTTGCTGCAGGTATGGGTATTGGACTTATGTTTTTCGGGGTAGCCGAACCGTTAATGCATTTTCTTGCACCGCCAACTGCACAAGCGGAAAGTATTGATGCAGTGCGAGAAGCCATGAAAACCACCTTTTTCCATTGGGGTGTCCATGCATGGGCAATTTATGCTGTAGTGGCTTTGATATTGGCCTATTTTTCATATCGTCAAAACTTACCGCTAACACTACGTTCTGCACTGTACCCGTTGATTGGTGATAGGATTTACGGTTGGCCTGGTCACGTTGTGGACATCTTTGCCGTCACCTCTACCGTGTTCGGTGTTTCAACGTCACTCGGGCTAGGTGCATCACAAGTTAATGCAGGCTTTAACTATTTATTTGGCTTACCTTCAAATACCACCGTTCAAATATTAATAATGGCTGGCGTAATTGGCCTAGCGGTTATTTCGGTTGCGACTGGGTTAGATAAAGGTATTCGTATTTTGTCTGAAACCAACATGGTTTTAGCCATCTTGCTGCTTCTTATTGTTCTAGTATTGGGGCCAACCGTATTCTTACTTCAAGCCTACATGCAAAATACGGGGGCTTACCTATCTGACTTAGTTAGAAATACCTTCAACTTATTCGCCTATGACAAAACCGATTGGATTGGTGGCTGGACCATCTTCTATTGGGGCTGGTGGTTAGCGTGGGCACCTTTCGTAGGTTTATTCATTGCACGTATATCATACGGCCGTAGCATTCGTGAGTTCATCATGGGTGTATTACTTATCCCCTCTGCTTTTACGCTTTTCTGGATGACCGTATTCGGTAATGGCGCCATCGACCAAGTGTTAGTGCATGGTAAGGATATATTAGCCACCATGGTTAACGAGGATAGTGCTGTCGCCCTATTCGTGTTCTTAGAGCAATTCCCGTTCTCGTCGATATTAAGCTTTATTGCCGTCATAATGGTCATCGTGTTTTTTGTTACATCTTGTGATTCCGGTGCTATGGTTGTAGACATGCTGTGTTCGCACGGTAGAAACGACACACCATTGTGGCAACGAATTTACTGGGCCGTTGGTGTAGGTGTAGTCAGTGCGGTTCTGCTTTATGCTGGTGGTTTGGGGGCACTTCAAACCATGACCATTGCTTCGGCGCTGCCCTTCGCAATAGTGCTGCTTATCGCCATTGCGGGCTTACTAAAAGCACTACGAGTTGAAGCGTACAAGCGAGAAAGCTTACAAGTGCTTGCAGGTACACCGCAGCACAACGATGGCGATAAAAACTGGAAAGACCGATTAGAAAATATTGTGACTTTCCCAGATGAGAATGCCGTCAGACGCTATATGCAAAAAATTGTTAAGCCTGCTATGTCGGAAGTAGGTAAAGAGTTCGAAACTCAGCAATTTGAAATTTTGATTGATGAAACCGATGAATCACTTATGTTAACGGTAACCATGGGTAGCGACCCTGATTTTGTATACGCAGTGTACCCATCAGCCACTCATCAACCAGAATTTGGCCCAAGTGAGCTACAAGAGGTAGACGAAGGCGAGAAGCCCACGTACTATCGCGCAGAAGTTCATTTAAGTGAAGGTGGTCAAAACTACGACATTATGGGATGGTCGAAAATCTCAGTTATTAATGACGTAATTGATCAGTTTCAAAAGCATCAACACTTTATCCATTTGCTTAAGTAG